Proteins co-encoded in one Halococcoides cellulosivorans genomic window:
- a CDS encoding polysaccharide deacetylase family protein: MAATAGTLVISIDAELGWGFHDLDDRPVDRIAAARTGWRRLLSVLDAHRVPATWAVVGHLLLSACDRTHADHPAIDDWFAAERNGWRAHPEWRFAPDLVAAVATSRTDHEIAAHTFSHTPLADDRVTPAIARAELAANRRVAHARGIDLDSAVFPRNAIAHREALVDAGITCYRAGGPSRGRLRRTAAKLRDAATPRARLVEPCIDAYGLVTIPPSLYLFGFEGRPRQVANRLGVDPIVRQARHGIDRACREGAIFHVWLHPNNLQTAADVDRVRSIVAYAAARRDAGQLRIETMGTVAERVLAGEAASRPSADERAVPADPPLTD, encoded by the coding sequence ATGGCTGCGACCGCGGGCACGCTCGTGATCTCGATCGACGCGGAACTCGGCTGGGGGTTTCACGACCTCGACGACCGGCCCGTCGACCGGATCGCCGCGGCGCGGACTGGCTGGCGACGGTTGCTCTCCGTCCTCGACGCCCACCGCGTCCCGGCGACGTGGGCGGTCGTCGGGCATTTGCTGCTCTCGGCGTGTGATCGCACCCACGCCGACCACCCCGCGATCGACGACTGGTTCGCCGCCGAGCGCAACGGCTGGCGCGCCCACCCCGAGTGGCGGTTCGCGCCCGATCTCGTTGCGGCCGTCGCCACGAGCCGGACCGACCACGAGATCGCCGCACACACCTTCTCGCATACGCCGCTGGCGGACGATCGCGTGACGCCAGCGATCGCTCGCGCCGAACTCGCGGCGAACCGGCGGGTGGCCCACGCCCGGGGGATCGACCTCGACTCCGCAGTGTTCCCCCGGAACGCCATTGCCCACCGCGAGGCGCTCGTGGACGCGGGGATCACCTGTTACCGCGCCGGGGGCCCGTCCCGGGGCCGGCTTCGCCGCACGGCCGCGAAGCTCCGTGACGCCGCGACCCCGCGGGCCCGCCTGGTCGAGCCGTGCATCGACGCGTACGGTCTCGTCACGATCCCGCCGTCGCTGTATCTGTTCGGGTTCGAGGGTCGCCCGCGGCAGGTCGCGAACCGCCTCGGGGTCGATCCGATCGTCCGGCAGGCCCGCCACGGGATCGACCGGGCGTGTCGCGAGGGCGCGATCTTCCACGTCTGGTTGCACCCCAACAACCTCCAGACCGCGGCCGACGTCGACCGCGTCCGGTCGATCGTCGCGTACGCCGCCGCGCGCCGCGACGCGGGCCAGTTGCGTATCGAGACGATGGGCACGGTCGCCGAGCGTGTCCTGGCTGGTGAGGCCGCATCGAGGCCGAGCGCGGACGAGCGGGCCGTGCCGGCCGACCCGCCACTCACCGACTGA
- a CDS encoding right-handed parallel beta-helix repeat-containing protein: MNRRQLLAAMGAAGGAGLLGLGAYSVFVDPDDSTRDRPTPTDAERTTDRPDTPTPTTDEPERIGGFERRIDAVAAGADPTGEEPVTPLIEDWADDDTLVAFEPGTYALDPTAFSGLRRVGLVGTGPDPARFVPTAGDCLGGHPWVAAENVRDLHLENVAFDLTGADSGGPIHLHLTGDSTLRDVDVLGSCANQLSAMRIEVLDAEGTATLEGLTARNADGNRTLTGLFVGEDHAGTLRVQDCSIAEFSDNGLYASAPGGPEGADGTVEVLGGTYRNNNVAGVRLGSTDARATGVSIVVDDEPPGWGQLNARGIRLRNKSGQVIEDCSIAFGTDAAASFGGVVVHHDNGAATVRESSITIDRDAVPAIHALSPATGDGAVTVDDVTIEGGAVGGVGVQIQGRDGSRIRASRIEQSGAERDGIYVSDATDCTIEDTEIAVEGVPLVVENGRVTVRNCRLVTPRGERDVDSETVTDGTLRV; encoded by the coding sequence ATGAACCGGAGACAGCTTCTCGCAGCGATGGGGGCGGCCGGCGGGGCCGGACTTCTCGGCCTGGGCGCGTACAGCGTCTTCGTCGATCCCGACGACTCGACACGCGATCGACCGACACCGACCGACGCCGAGCGGACGACCGACCGACCGGACACACCCACACCGACGACCGACGAGCCAGAGCGCATCGGCGGTTTCGAGCGGCGCATCGACGCCGTCGCGGCGGGGGCGGACCCGACCGGGGAGGAACCGGTCACCCCGCTGATCGAGGACTGGGCCGACGACGACACGCTCGTCGCCTTCGAGCCCGGGACGTACGCGCTCGATCCCACCGCCTTCTCGGGGCTGCGTCGGGTCGGCCTCGTGGGGACCGGGCCCGATCCCGCACGGTTCGTCCCGACGGCAGGCGACTGCCTCGGCGGCCACCCCTGGGTCGCCGCGGAGAACGTTCGCGACCTCCACCTGGAGAACGTCGCGTTCGACCTCACGGGGGCCGATTCGGGCGGGCCGATCCACCTCCACCTCACGGGCGACTCGACGCTGCGCGACGTCGACGTCCTGGGCAGCTGTGCGAATCAGCTGAGTGCGATGCGTATCGAGGTGCTCGACGCCGAGGGGACGGCCACCCTGGAGGGACTCACCGCCCGGAACGCTGACGGGAATCGGACGCTCACGGGGCTGTTCGTCGGCGAAGACCACGCCGGGACGCTTCGTGTGCAGGACTGTTCGATCGCTGAGTTCTCGGACAACGGCCTGTACGCGTCCGCGCCGGGCGGGCCCGAGGGCGCGGACGGCACGGTCGAGGTCCTCGGGGGCACGTATCGCAACAACAACGTCGCGGGCGTGCGCCTGGGGTCGACCGACGCGCGCGCCACGGGCGTGAGCATCGTCGTCGACGACGAACCGCCGGGGTGGGGGCAGTTGAACGCCCGGGGCATTCGCCTCCGCAACAAGTCCGGGCAGGTGATCGAGGACTGTTCGATCGCCTTCGGCACCGACGCGGCGGCGAGTTTCGGTGGCGTCGTCGTCCACCACGACAACGGAGCGGCGACCGTCCGCGAGAGTTCGATCACGATCGATCGGGACGCGGTGCCGGCGATCCACGCGCTCTCCCCGGCGACCGGGGACGGGGCCGTGACCGTCGACGACGTCACGATCGAGGGGGGCGCGGTGGGCGGCGTCGGCGTCCAGATTCAGGGCCGTGACGGATCGCGCATTCGGGCCTCCCGGATCGAGCAGTCGGGAGCCGAGCGCGACGGAATTTACGTCTCGGACGCGACCGACTGCACCATCGAAGACACCGAGATCGCGGTCGAGGGCGTCCCGCTCGTCGTCGAGAACGGGCGCGTGACGGTGCGGAACTGCCGGCTCGTGACGCCCCGGGGCGAGCGCGATGTCGACAGCGAGACCGTCACCGACGGGACGCTTCGGGTCTGA
- a CDS encoding glycosyltransferase yields the protein MTTPAGPSPRATPSDDRDVSDAAPDAASDRASGAGRVAASGPGRDARCADRDDSRSPDLSVVIVTYDEGERIATCLDAVLAATRDRDAEIVLVDSNSTDDTVERAAAFPIAIYRITDDRVTTPGAGRFVGTQVTRGDRVLFVDGDMAIRSDWLDRALAVLDTHPDVAGVDGQLNTPAASDSVEPVDSVRGVALYRRSALDRVGGFDPFLRSVEDIHLGFELRAAGYRCCRLPEVAAEHPERRGLSEPLRRWRRGYAVGPGQALRRSLFDPGLLAQHLARMRYRLALGVWAALGVATLAVPGATTLWILLSALALAGLAIARGPREAIQLLVSKGLGLVGVARGLAIDVRPRSEFPMRAVECVQSEDRDPIERRRVEE from the coding sequence ATGACGACGCCGGCAGGGCCATCGCCACGAGCGACGCCGAGCGACGATCGAGACGTGAGCGACGCCGCTCCTGACGCCGCGAGCGACCGCGCGAGCGGTGCCGGGCGTGTCGCCGCGAGCGGACCCGGCCGCGACGCGCGCTGCGCGGACCGTGACGATTCGCGCTCCCCCGACCTGTCGGTCGTGATCGTGACCTACGACGAAGGCGAGCGGATCGCGACCTGTCTCGACGCGGTGCTGGCGGCGACCCGCGACCGCGATGCCGAGATCGTCCTCGTCGATTCGAACTCGACCGACGACACCGTCGAACGGGCCGCAGCGTTCCCGATCGCGATCTACCGGATCACCGACGACCGGGTGACGACGCCCGGCGCGGGCCGGTTCGTCGGGACGCAGGTCACCCGTGGCGATCGCGTCCTGTTCGTCGACGGCGACATGGCAATTCGGAGCGACTGGCTCGATCGGGCGCTCGCGGTGCTCGACACCCACCCCGACGTCGCGGGCGTCGACGGTCAGTTGAACACGCCCGCCGCGAGCGATAGCGTCGAGCCGGTCGATTCGGTGCGTGGTGTCGCGCTCTACCGCCGATCGGCGCTCGATCGGGTCGGCGGGTTCGACCCGTTCTTGCGATCGGTCGAGGACATCCACCTGGGGTTCGAACTCCGCGCGGCGGGCTATCGGTGCTGTCGGCTCCCCGAGGTCGCCGCCGAGCATCCCGAGCGGCGCGGACTGTCCGAACCGCTCCGACGCTGGCGACGCGGCTACGCCGTCGGGCCGGGCCAGGCGCTCCGGCGGTCGCTGTTCGATCCCGGCCTGCTCGCCCAGCACCTCGCGCGCATGCGGTATCGACTCGCACTGGGGGTCTGGGCCGCGCTCGGCGTCGCGACACTCGCCGTCCCGGGCGCGACGACGCTCTGGATCCTTCTTTCGGCGCTCGCCCTCGCTGGACTCGCGATCGCGCGTGGGCCACGCGAGGCGATCCAGCTTCTGGTCTCGAAGGGGCTCGGCCTCGTCGGCGTCGCCCGCGGACTCGCGATCGACGTGCGACCGCGGTCCGAATTCCCGATGCGTGCCGTCGAGTGCGTGCAGTCGGAGGATCGCGATCCGATCGAGCGGCGGCGAGTCGAGGAGTGA
- a CDS encoding carboxylate--amine ligase codes for MTDSDRAAVVPAVGTPGSLSTIRSLGRAGVYTISVSEMSRPPSFSSRYCDATRAVPDPTADLAGYRDALLALAARGDVETIVPVREADVHVLASHREQFGAHIEPLWPDRETLDSVHDRLALTAAAERAGVATPETVPLDAIDDWDRERIVKARYALLTDRMGDVAPNTCRQPPTTQFLAPGETPDIEARVEQMGHVPVAQTYLDGPEFCLRALCVDGEAIVTSQKRLHRGYKYARGPSVYHEAVDDRALTAAGEALLAELDYTGLASVGFIRDEGRYRLLEINPRVPASIPVDIHAGVDYPRACWRLATGRAVDPAEYRPGTHSHLLRGELVHLHSVIREEYPLAKRPGIGATVGAIARSVLEHPNFDTLSRDDPRPFVRDALNVSRSMVPISR; via the coding sequence ATGACAGATTCCGATCGCGCCGCCGTCGTCCCCGCGGTCGGGACGCCAGGCTCGCTCAGCACGATTCGCTCGCTCGGGCGCGCGGGCGTCTACACGATTTCGGTCTCCGAGATGTCGCGGCCGCCGTCGTTCAGCTCTCGGTACTGCGACGCGACCCGCGCGGTGCCCGACCCGACCGCCGACCTCGCAGGCTATCGCGACGCACTGCTCGCGCTCGCCGCCCGTGGCGACGTCGAGACGATCGTTCCGGTGCGGGAGGCAGACGTCCACGTGCTGGCCAGCCATCGCGAGCAGTTCGGCGCCCACATCGAACCGCTCTGGCCCGATCGAGAGACGCTCGATTCCGTGCACGACCGCCTGGCGCTCACCGCGGCGGCCGAGCGCGCGGGCGTCGCCACGCCCGAGACCGTCCCGCTCGATGCGATCGACGACTGGGACCGCGAGCGGATCGTCAAAGCGCGCTACGCGTTGCTCACCGATCGGATGGGCGACGTGGCCCCGAACACCTGCCGGCAGCCCCCGACGACGCAGTTTCTCGCGCCCGGCGAGACGCCCGATATCGAGGCCCGCGTCGAGCAGATGGGCCACGTCCCCGTCGCCCAGACGTATCTCGACGGGCCGGAGTTCTGCCTGCGCGCGCTCTGTGTCGACGGCGAGGCAATCGTCACCTCACAGAAGCGGCTCCATCGCGGCTACAAGTACGCCCGCGGCCCGAGCGTCTACCACGAGGCCGTCGACGACCGCGCACTGACCGCGGCGGGCGAGGCGCTGCTCGCAGAACTCGACTACACGGGCCTCGCCTCGGTCGGGTTCATCCGCGACGAGGGCCGGTACCGCCTGCTGGAGATCAACCCGCGCGTGCCCGCGAGCATCCCGGTCGACATCCACGCCGGCGTCGACTATCCCCGGGCGTGCTGGCGACTGGCGACCGGGCGGGCGGTCGACCCAGCCGAGTACCGCCCGGGGACACACAGTCACCTCCTTCGAGGCGAACTCGTCCACCTCCACAGCGTGATCCGCGAGGAGTACCCCCTCGCCAAACGACCCGGAATCGGCGCGACGGTCGGGGCGATCGCCCGGTCGGTGCTCGAACATCCGAACTTCGATACGCTCAGCCGGGACGACCCCCGCCCGTTCGTCCGCGACGCGCTCAACGTCTCGCGATCGATGGTCCCGATCAGTCGGTGA
- a CDS encoding Gfo/Idh/MocA family protein: protein MSEQRAAGVLGVGSMGKHHARVYDELPETRLVGVSDTDDQRAREVASGTTAAVMDSDDLLEAADVVSVAVPTRFHADAVQACIDRGVDVLVEKPFVDDHQRGREIAAAARAAGVTLQVGHIERFNPAVRVLDDIVPDLDVVAVDIDRLGPPTDRDSQDSVVKDLMIHDVDILLDLIDAEIETLTAVARDDQHATAQFQFDTDTVATLTASRRTQQKVRELVITAESCRVTVDFIDQHVEIHRRSVPEYVQHDGDVRYRHESVVERPTVTNGEPLKAQLEAFVAAARDGTEPPVTAEDALDALEIVDQIEALALGRVPEEVTA, encoded by the coding sequence ATGAGCGAGCAACGGGCGGCGGGCGTCCTCGGCGTCGGATCCATGGGGAAACACCACGCCCGCGTCTACGACGAACTCCCCGAGACCCGCCTCGTCGGGGTGAGCGACACCGACGACCAGCGCGCCCGTGAGGTCGCCAGCGGCACGACGGCCGCGGTGATGGACAGTGACGACCTCCTGGAGGCCGCCGACGTCGTCTCGGTCGCGGTGCCGACGCGCTTTCACGCCGACGCCGTCCAGGCCTGCATCGACCGGGGCGTCGACGTGCTCGTCGAGAAACCGTTCGTCGACGACCACCAGCGTGGCCGCGAAATCGCCGCGGCGGCCCGCGCGGCGGGCGTCACCCTCCAGGTCGGCCACATCGAGCGGTTCAACCCGGCCGTGCGCGTCCTCGACGACATCGTTCCCGACCTCGACGTCGTCGCCGTCGACATCGACCGACTCGGCCCGCCGACCGACCGCGACAGCCAGGATTCGGTCGTCAAAGACCTCATGATCCACGACGTGGACATCCTGCTCGATCTGATCGACGCGGAGATCGAGACGCTCACCGCGGTCGCCCGCGACGACCAGCACGCGACCGCGCAGTTCCAGTTCGACACCGACACGGTCGCGACGCTCACCGCGAGTCGGCGCACCCAGCAGAAAGTCCGCGAACTCGTGATCACCGCCGAGTCCTGTCGGGTCACCGTGGATTTCATCGACCAACACGTCGAGATCCACCGCCGGTCGGTCCCCGAGTACGTCCAACACGACGGCGACGTCCGGTATCGCCACGAGAGCGTCGTCGAACGCCCGACGGTAACGAACGGCGAACCGCTGAAAGCCCAACTCGAAGCGTTCGTCGCGGCCGCTCGGGACGGGACGGAGCCGCCGGTCACCGCCGAGGACGCTCTCGATGCGCTGGAGATCGTCGATCAGATCGAGGCGCTCGCGCTCGGGCGCGTCCCCGAGGAGGTGACCGCATGA
- a CDS encoding right-handed parallel beta-helix repeat-containing protein — MGNEKGVPTDDETERTIGRLNRRRIMGLAAAGLTGIGLGVGSALAAPDRVELVAPRDETVDYEFTVAGSVERVTRGFTAAESDDEITTAGGVTTVAGTVADGYGDAFDVVGPVQSLTPADRLTLYRNGERVPRDDLVQSRRLAIQTPPDGSVEYEFTTTGPIEKVLTGDGAAEVENDTVEGGDTWTARGLTGNGYGDTYRFAGSVTSFAPMAGPFSLSVDGEPTTAYELTGERPPADRAHTYSVTATGSESVEYFIEVEPEGAMVPATADGARVVPDRQWVSADGTRAAGLVAPGETHAVAFDTLLLDVTVRGEADPLVDGSPSNLDWYPRPDASGDGWKSGFDWQTESADDGEPTDGDETTDDETTDDESDDGVDRAHTYSVAATGTDPVDYYVEVDDGGAMVSASADGATADPAPQWTSADGTLAAGRVAPGETHAVAFDTPVLDVTIEGSADALVDGTPSDLTLYPHEGATGDHWKGYFPWHIAGEQRAHTYAVAATGSDPVDYYIEVEPEGGAIPSTVDGARVAYRRFVIDAAGEKIAGRALPGETHAFAFDTPVLDVTIVGEADALVDGSPSNLDWYPRPAATGDGWKSGFPWHADGEGVTDETDEPSTGGAIGIRHDRYEGPIGGGSGMPAHLVHTASEADHVVSDGNVDAALASSSAGDLIYVEGSAGGFTVDVPGVTIAGNRGIGSDGQIRDEVVVTADDVTLDGLAISPGGGAALTVRGQHATFFNCAFTDASDMGIRMRRVNSAATFTQCKFSNFSGYGFHNNYNAHDEAHKVTIEYSEFSDLGRHFINAENAWYHVRDNHTFGSIGLDPDHFVELRAPNEYRTSQGPNACGSPSGNAIVEHNRHEIRGSGGAKTRLVVVRGEPTDGVWVRNNVSPGNAPASGGCWERGTHGHWGTQIVLQNASSTDDLSKVYVENNER; from the coding sequence ATGGGAAATGAGAAAGGCGTTCCTACCGACGACGAGACCGAACGGACGATCGGGCGTTTGAACCGCCGACGGATTATGGGGCTCGCGGCAGCGGGCCTGACCGGGATCGGACTGGGCGTGGGATCGGCACTCGCCGCCCCCGACCGGGTGGAACTCGTCGCGCCGCGCGACGAGACCGTCGACTACGAGTTCACCGTCGCGGGCTCGGTCGAGCGTGTCACACGCGGCTTCACCGCCGCCGAATCCGACGACGAGATCACGACCGCCGGCGGCGTGACGACCGTCGCGGGGACGGTCGCGGACGGCTACGGCGACGCGTTCGACGTCGTGGGCCCGGTCCAGTCGCTCACCCCCGCCGACCGCCTGACGCTGTATCGCAACGGCGAGCGCGTCCCTCGCGACGACCTCGTCCAGTCGCGCCGCCTCGCGATCCAGACGCCGCCCGACGGATCGGTCGAGTACGAATTCACGACGACCGGCCCGATCGAGAAGGTCCTCACCGGCGACGGGGCCGCCGAGGTCGAAAACGACACCGTCGAGGGCGGCGACACCTGGACGGCGCGTGGCCTGACGGGCAACGGCTACGGCGACACCTACCGCTTCGCGGGGTCGGTCACGTCCTTTGCCCCGATGGCGGGGCCGTTCTCGCTGTCGGTCGACGGCGAACCGACGACCGCGTACGAACTGACCGGTGAGCGCCCGCCCGCCGACCGCGCGCACACCTACTCGGTGACGGCGACCGGATCCGAGTCGGTCGAGTACTTCATCGAGGTCGAACCCGAGGGCGCGATGGTGCCCGCGACTGCCGACGGCGCACGCGTCGTGCCCGACCGCCAGTGGGTGAGCGCGGACGGGACCCGCGCCGCCGGGCTGGTCGCCCCGGGTGAGACCCACGCGGTCGCGTTCGATACCCTTCTGCTCGACGTGACGGTCCGCGGCGAAGCGGACCCGCTGGTCGACGGCAGCCCCTCGAATCTGGACTGGTACCCCCGGCCCGACGCGTCGGGCGACGGCTGGAAGTCCGGGTTCGACTGGCAGACGGAGAGCGCCGACGACGGTGAGCCCACCGACGGTGACGAAACCACCGACGACGAGACCACCGACGACGAGAGTGACGACGGCGTCGACCGCGCGCACACCTACTCGGTGGCGGCGACTGGCACCGACCCGGTCGACTACTACGTCGAGGTCGACGACGGCGGCGCGATGGTCTCCGCGAGTGCCGACGGAGCGACAGCCGACCCCGCTCCCCAGTGGACCAGCGCGGACGGCACGTTGGCCGCGGGTCGGGTCGCCCCGGGCGAGACCCACGCGGTCGCGTTCGATACGCCCGTCCTCGACGTGACGATCGAGGGATCGGCCGACGCGCTGGTCGACGGCACCCCCTCGGATCTCACCCTCTACCCCCACGAGGGCGCGACCGGTGACCACTGGAAGGGCTACTTCCCGTGGCACATCGCGGGCGAACAGCGCGCCCACACCTACGCGGTGGCGGCGACCGGGTCCGATCCGGTCGACTACTACATCGAAGTCGAACCCGAGGGCGGCGCGATCCCCTCGACGGTCGACGGGGCTCGGGTCGCTTACCGGCGGTTCGTGATCGACGCGGCGGGCGAGAAGATCGCCGGCCGGGCGCTGCCCGGCGAGACCCACGCGTTCGCGTTCGATACGCCCGTCCTCGACGTGACGATCGTCGGTGAGGCCGACGCGCTGGTCGACGGCAGCCCCTCGAATCTCGACTGGTATCCCCGGCCGGCGGCGACCGGCGACGGCTGGAAGTCCGGATTCCCGTGGCACGCCGACGGCGAGGGCGTCACAGACGAGACCGACGAGCCCTCGACCGGCGGGGCGATCGGCATCCGCCACGACCGCTACGAGGGCCCCATCGGCGGCGGCAGCGGCATGCCCGCTCACCTCGTCCACACCGCGAGCGAGGCCGACCACGTCGTCTCCGACGGCAACGTCGACGCCGCGCTCGCGAGTTCGAGTGCGGGCGATCTGATCTACGTCGAGGGCAGCGCCGGCGGGTTCACGGTCGACGTGCCCGGCGTGACGATCGCTGGCAATCGCGGGATCGGCAGCGACGGGCAGATTCGCGACGAGGTCGTCGTCACCGCCGACGACGTCACCCTGGACGGACTCGCTATCAGCCCCGGCGGCGGGGCGGCGCTCACCGTCCGCGGCCAGCACGCGACCTTCTTCAACTGTGCCTTTACCGACGCCAGCGACATGGGCATCCGGATGCGCCGGGTGAACTCCGCGGCGACCTTCACCCAGTGTAAGTTCTCGAACTTCTCGGGGTACGGCTTCCACAACAACTACAACGCCCACGACGAGGCCCACAAGGTCACCATCGAGTACAGCGAGTTCTCCGATCTGGGCCGGCACTTCATCAACGCCGAGAACGCCTGGTATCACGTGCGTGACAACCACACGTTCGGCTCGATCGGCCTCGATCCCGACCACTTCGTCGAACTCCGCGCGCCCAACGAATATCGGACCTCCCAGGGCCCGAACGCCTGTGGGTCGCCCTCGGGCAACGCCATCGTCGAACACAACCGCCACGAGATCCGGGGCAGCGGCGGCGCGAAGACCCGACTCGTGGTCGTTCGGGGCGAACCGACCGACGGCGTCTGGGTCCGCAACAACGTCTCGCCCGGCAACGCGCCCGCCTCGGGTGGCTGTTGGGAGCGTGGCACGCACGGCCACTGGGGCACCCAGATCGTCCTCCAGAACGCCTCCTCGACCGACGACCTCTCGAAGGTCTACGTCGAGAACAACGAGAGATAG
- a CDS encoding DegT/DnrJ/EryC1/StrS family aminotransferase has protein sequence MTDSSRRDGRRARRWRLLAPAVTPITTGDLAAGIKGHAKRSGRAAFRRAIVDALDAAHAATYTSIRRALAASLIALADDREGDRVLIPAFCSPDFPAAIRGVGLGVDRYDVDPATLAADPAAVEGAIGPETLAVVAVNVLGYSSPMARLAAIASRADSALVEALGYALGSRLDGQPLGTFGDCAVLNFQQGKPIPVGGGMVLSQSGGPQVADAGRPAITANVGVLAGYAALSHPRPYYAYTRVRDGLARLGHSIDRPTTHPEGETDVAYDPPFATVSNFQGAIGRRVFDRLDRYQRHRQRVARQYDASFAELSGVQTIEPIDGLERHQHVRYPLLVASSDCRERLLAALADAGVQATTMYDYPAIDPDQFPGAARLQREILTLPTHPYVDQRDVASIVGTVRRVVTATT, from the coding sequence ATGACCGATTCGAGCCGTCGCGACGGGCGTCGCGCGCGCCGGTGGCGCCTCCTCGCCCCGGCCGTCACGCCGATCACGACCGGCGACCTCGCGGCCGGGATCAAGGGGCACGCCAAGCGGTCGGGCCGGGCGGCCTTTCGACGGGCGATCGTCGACGCGCTCGACGCCGCCCACGCGGCGACCTACACCTCCATTCGACGCGCGCTCGCGGCCAGTCTGATCGCGCTGGCCGACGACCGCGAGGGCGATCGGGTCCTGATCCCGGCGTTTTGCAGTCCGGACTTCCCGGCGGCGATTCGGGGCGTCGGCCTCGGCGTCGACCGGTACGACGTCGACCCCGCGACGCTCGCCGCCGACCCAGCGGCGGTCGAGGGTGCGATCGGCCCGGAGACGCTCGCGGTCGTCGCGGTCAACGTCCTCGGATACAGTTCACCGATGGCGAGGCTCGCCGCCATCGCCAGCCGCGCGGACAGCGCGCTCGTCGAGGCGCTGGGCTATGCGCTCGGGAGTCGACTCGACGGCCAGCCACTGGGGACGTTCGGTGACTGTGCGGTCCTCAACTTCCAGCAGGGCAAGCCCATCCCCGTCGGCGGCGGGATGGTCCTCAGCCAATCGGGCGGGCCACAGGTTGCGGACGCGGGCCGACCGGCAATCACCGCCAACGTTGGCGTCCTCGCGGGCTACGCGGCGCTCTCACACCCGCGGCCCTACTACGCGTACACGCGAGTGCGCGACGGCCTCGCCCGTCTCGGCCACTCGATCGACCGGCCGACGACCCACCCCGAGGGAGAGACCGACGTGGCCTACGACCCCCCGTTCGCGACCGTATCGAACTTCCAGGGCGCGATCGGGCGGCGCGTGTTCGACCGTCTCGACCGCTATCAGCGCCACCGCCAGCGGGTGGCCCGCCAGTACGACGCGTCGTTCGCGGAGCTGTCCGGCGTCCAGACGATCGAGCCGATCGACGGCCTGGAGCGGCACCAGCACGTCCGATATCCCCTGCTCGTCGCGTCGAGCGATTGCCGCGAGCGCCTCCTCGCCGCGCTGGCCGACGCCGGCGTCCAGGCCACGACGATGTACGACTACCCGGCGATCGACCCCGACCAGTTCCCCGGCGCGGCCCGCCTCCAGCGCGAGATCCTCACGCTCCCCACTCACCCCTACGTCGATCAGCGCGACGTCGCGTCGATCGTCGGGACGGTCAGACGGGTCGTCACGGCGACGACCTGA